The segment TGGTTGTGATAATGGATGTACAATCACCACCATGGTGATTAGCACAGTAAAAGCCATAGATTAGATAGTTAAAATAGATTAGAGAAAGTATCCATCAATCTTTTTCTAGTCTGACTAGACATAAGTGCTTTGGTTCTTTATATAgctaacagaaaaggaaaaaggacatATGGGCTCCAATCCTGCTcttgttgaagccaatggcagttttgccatatACTTCACTGAGAACAGGATTGAACCCAGAGTGTATGGAAACTGTGAGGTTGTTTTCCCAGGCAAAGTGAACTGGCCAACCTTGATACTGTACATTTAACTAGGGCCTAATGCTTAATGAAATTATAGCTGTAGTACAGAGGGTAAAATGGTACCTGCATAAATAGCAACATTTATTCAAGCagtaaaataaatatacacaAGGAAAATGATAAATGTACAAAATACAAAGAGATGAAAGAACTCCAACATTATATAAATACTCAAGTGtataagtaattttaaaagcaattatctttcatttaaaaaaataatcaggtgCCTCATTTTATCTTTAGCACAAATAGTCTTGTTATTCTCTCACTGGACTATGAACAAGAGGGAAAATTTGTCACAATGACAAACTATTCCAAGAGGATTTTCTTGAGCTCTTTGGAAGACATATTAATTTTCTGTAATACAGCTACACCTTAGTAATCATAGGCTGGCTAGACACGGTAACCCTTTTTAGAGGACTACAGTTAAGAAACTACTATATTCACACAATATACAGACAGTATTAAGAATATAAGGCCAAATGTTGCCTTCAGTAACACTGGAGTAAACCTGGAGTAATTTCAGCGTAGCCAAATAAGTCAGtggttttacaccagtataactgagggcataatttggcccCAGGGTTCACATAGAGGTTTTTTTCAATGGGAAGCTAGCATCTCCCTTCTTGAACTCTTTCGGTCTCACTGGGTCCCACGGCAGGACATCACTATCTATTTTCCAATTCCCCCAGGTTCTCTTCCACACATGACTGTCTTTGGAGGCATATCTGCAAACAAAGACTTCAAGGCTACTTGAGTTTTTGCATGATCTGAATTTGTTTGCATAGAGCCTCTTTGAATAAACCTCGAAGCATTTAAACCGAAGTTTTGTAATACAACTGTCCATCATTCTTAATCTCACCAAGACTTACACAGAAGCCTGTTTCTTAGGTTGCATAATACCTTTATTAGTAGCAAAATTTCTATGCAGAGGACCTCATGCAAGCTGCTTTGCATGCTCAACTTCCAGTGAAATCACCTTTCAGCATCAGGTTCTAAATATACAGCATTTAAAATCCTTGAATAATTTAAGGAGAAATGAGCAAGTGGACAGTGAAAAAACAAACTGATAAAGACTAGCTAAACTAACTAGGCTAAAAAATTAAGTGATAATAAAAGCAACACTGTTATATTTTATCTTTCTTATTACACTACAGACGCTCCTCAACCTACGCAATCATTCCGTTTCGGAAAGCCTTGCATAACCCCAATTTTACATAAGACGGAAACATATATTGTGCCagcataaaaaaaccaaacaattacaACAAAAAATATTGCATGTACCTTAATCCTATTGTTATCCTGGCACACTGAAggctgcattttggtggtggatgacaatgggcttaatttgtaaATGAGGAAAAAGAGGAGGAGATAGGCATTACATCATCAGAGTCGTCAGAGGGGGTTTTGGAGGTGGAAGGCTGTGGAGATGTGGACGTTGCAGACCTCTCAACCTTCCTTACAAACTTATCGAGAGATGACTGGATAGTggcctttttcttctcttcatacATCTGTCTATAACAGGCCAGCGTTTCGTCAATGCCTCTGTTAACTTTCAAGAATCTTGAGGAATTGGGGTCCATCTTCTCAAATCTTGCCATTGCAGAGTTAATCTCACGAAATGCAAGTGCCATCTCCTTGGTATTGAAGTGTCGTGGCTCTTCTACTTCTTCAACTTCATCCTCAGCTTCAGTCTGCTCTTTTACTTTTGCTGCTTCTAATTCCATGAGATCCTCATTTGATAATTCAGCTCCATGGGATTCGATAAGCTCATCCACATCACCAATATCAACCTCCAGCTCAAGCTGCTTGGCAAGCTTCACAATTTCATCTGCCACCTCCTCATATGTTTCGTCTTTTTCAAAACCTTTAAAGCTGCGTACGAACTGTGGGCACGCTTTCTTCCATACGGCATTCAAACAAACTTGGGTAACCTCTGCCCAGGCCTTAGCAATGTTTATGATGGCTTGGTAAATGTTATACGATTTCCAAAAATCACGTAAAGTCTTGCCAGTCTCTCTGCCAGTTGCTTCTACTGCCTGTGCAAATGTTCTTCGTAGATAATAGGCTTTAAAATTAGCAATGACCCCCTTATCCATGGGCTGTAGGAGTGACGTCGTGTTAGGAGGCAGAAACACGACTTTTACATTCGGGTGAAAGTCGTCTAAATTTGCAGGATGTCCAGGAGCATTATCGACGATAAGCATAATCTTGAATGGGATGTCGTTTTCTCTGCAGAATTTTTCCACTTCAGGGATAAACAAATTTATAAACCAGTCTTTGAAAAGTGCCATTGTGATCCAAGCCTTTCGATTTGAACGGAAATGAACTGGAAGGGTAGCCTTGCTAATGCCTTTAAATGCACAGGGATTTTCTGAATGATAAACAAGCAACGGTTTCAATTTGCAATCTCCAGCTGCATTACCCCCAAGCAAAAGTGTTAGCCTATCTTTCGAAGCCTTAAACCCTGGCATCATCTTTTCctcttttgaaatgtttgttctgTCCggcatttttttccaaaacaatcCAGTTTCGTCGACGTTAAAGATTTGCTGGGCTGTATAACCATATTCTTCTATAAGTTTTCGTAACACTTCGGGATACTTTTCAGCTGCTTTTGTATCCGCACTAGCAACCTCACCACTCACTTTTACATTGTGAAAATTTGCACGTTGTTTAAATCTATTAAACCACCCATGA is part of the Chelonia mydas isolate rCheMyd1 chromosome 9, rCheMyd1.pri.v2, whole genome shotgun sequence genome and harbors:
- the LOC119567020 gene encoding tigger transposable element-derived protein 1-like isoform X2, whose amino-acid sequence is MKIVKKYEGGQSLSSIARELDLATSTVKSILNDSARIKEHMKGSALLKSTVITKQRSGAIYEMEKLLTMWMEDQIQKRVPLSLMIIQAKAKSIFEDVKGKYSDPNAKFVASHGWFNRFKQRANFHNVKVSGEVASADTKAAEKYPEVLRKLIEEYGYTAQQIFNVDETGLFWKKMPDRTNISKEEKMMPGFKASKDRLTLLLGGNAAGDCKLKPLLVYHSENPCAFKGISKATLPVHFRSNRKAWITMALFKDWFINLFIPEVEKFCRENDIPFKIMLIVDNAPGHPANLDDFHPNVKVVFLPPNTTSLLQPMDKGVIANFKAYYLRRTFAQAVEATGRETGKTLRDFWKSYNIYQAIINIAKAWAEVTQVCLNAVWKKACPQFVRSFKGFEKDETYEEVADEIVKLAKQLELEVDIGDVDELIESHGAELSNEDLMELEAAKVKEQTEAEDEVEEVEEPRHFNTKEMALAFREINSAMARFEKMDPNSSRFLKVNRGIDETLACYRQMYEEKKKATIQSSLDKFVRKVERSATSTSPQPSTSKTPSDDSDDVMPISSSFSSFTN
- the LOC119567020 gene encoding tigger transposable element-derived protein 1-like isoform X1: MPGKRPSDSKSARPVRKRKKIDLEQKMKIVKKYEGGQSLSSIARELDLATSTVKSILNDSARIKEHMKGSALLKSTVITKQRSGAIYEMEKLLTMWMEDQIQKRVPLSLMIIQAKAKSIFEDVKGKYSDPNAKFVASHGWFNRFKQRANFHNVKVSGEVASADTKAAEKYPEVLRKLIEEYGYTAQQIFNVDETGLFWKKMPDRTNISKEEKMMPGFKASKDRLTLLLGGNAAGDCKLKPLLVYHSENPCAFKGISKATLPVHFRSNRKAWITMALFKDWFINLFIPEVEKFCRENDIPFKIMLIVDNAPGHPANLDDFHPNVKVVFLPPNTTSLLQPMDKGVIANFKAYYLRRTFAQAVEATGRETGKTLRDFWKSYNIYQAIINIAKAWAEVTQVCLNAVWKKACPQFVRSFKGFEKDETYEEVADEIVKLAKQLELEVDIGDVDELIESHGAELSNEDLMELEAAKVKEQTEAEDEVEEVEEPRHFNTKEMALAFREINSAMARFEKMDPNSSRFLKVNRGIDETLACYRQMYEEKKKATIQSSLDKFVRKVERSATSTSPQPSTSKTPSDDSDDVMPISSSFSSFTN